From one Candidatus Thioglobus sp. NP1 genomic stretch:
- the acs gene encoding acetate--CoA ligase, whose amino-acid sequence MTYPIMHSDKKPLINAQTYQLMYDDSINNPDDFWAKQAEIFIDWDKKWDKVSDVDFNKGKIAWFEGATLNVSYNCLDRHLPERAEQIAIIWEGDDPNTSESITYKELHQRVCKFSNGMKDLGVKQGDRICLYMPMIVEATIAMLACSRLGAIHSVVFGGFSPDALRDRILDSECKLVITADEGVRGGKSIPLKANVDQATKDCECVDHIVVVKRTGGEVKWNDKDVWYHELVKDASTDFPCEMFDAENPLFILYTSGSTGKPKGVLHTSGGYLLYAAMTHKYTFDYQEGDIYWCTADVGWVTGHSYIVYGPLANGATTLMFEGIPTYPDASRFWQVVDKHQVNIFYTAPTAIRALMGAGDDLVNKTSRSSLKILGTVGEPINPEAWEWYYNVIGEKRCPVVDTWWQTETGGHMITPMPYATPLKPGSASKPFFGVEPQVLSEKGEVLDGEASGVLVLARSWPGQMRTLYNNHSRFIEAYFSTYPGKYFAGDGVKRDSDGYYWITGRVDDVLNISGHRLGTAEIESAMVLHSNVSEAAVVGMPHEIKGQGIYAYVSLMAGTEGNDELKKDLVALVRKEIGPIATVDKIQFAPGLPKTRSGKIMRRILRKIAEDDYANLGDTSTLSEPGVVDELISNRVK is encoded by the coding sequence ATGACATATCCAATAATGCACAGTGATAAAAAACCATTAATTAATGCACAAACTTATCAGTTAATGTATGACGATTCAATTAATAACCCTGATGATTTTTGGGCAAAACAAGCAGAAATTTTTATTGATTGGGATAAAAAATGGGATAAGGTTTCAGATGTAGATTTTAATAAAGGCAAAATTGCTTGGTTTGAAGGCGCAACTTTAAATGTTTCTTATAATTGTTTAGATCGTCATCTTCCTGAAAGAGCCGAACAGATTGCAATTATTTGGGAGGGGGATGACCCAAACACAAGTGAATCGATAACCTATAAAGAACTGCATCAAAGAGTTTGTAAGTTTTCAAATGGTATGAAAGATCTAGGTGTTAAACAGGGCGATCGAATTTGTCTTTATATGCCAATGATTGTTGAGGCGACTATTGCTATGCTAGCTTGTTCAAGACTTGGAGCAATTCATTCAGTAGTATTTGGAGGCTTCTCACCTGACGCTCTAAGAGATAGAATTTTGGACAGTGAGTGTAAATTAGTTATTACTGCTGATGAGGGCGTTCGTGGAGGAAAATCTATACCGTTAAAAGCTAATGTTGATCAAGCTACAAAGGATTGTGAATGTGTCGATCATATTGTTGTTGTTAAGAGAACTGGAGGAGAGGTTAAGTGGAATGATAAAGATGTTTGGTATCATGAGCTTGTAAAAGATGCCTCAACTGATTTTCCTTGTGAAATGTTTGATGCTGAAAATCCATTATTCATTCTTTATACATCAGGCTCAACGGGAAAACCAAAAGGTGTGCTTCATACTTCAGGTGGTTATTTACTTTATGCTGCTATGACTCATAAATACACTTTTGATTATCAAGAAGGGGATATTTATTGGTGCACTGCAGATGTTGGCTGGGTAACAGGACATTCTTATATTGTTTATGGCCCCCTAGCAAATGGTGCTACAACTCTCATGTTTGAAGGTATTCCTACCTATCCAGATGCCTCTAGGTTTTGGCAGGTTGTAGATAAGCATCAAGTCAATATCTTTTATACTGCACCAACGGCAATTAGAGCATTAATGGGTGCTGGTGATGATCTTGTTAATAAGACCTCAAGATCCAGTTTAAAGATTTTAGGCACAGTTGGCGAACCAATAAATCCTGAGGCATGGGAGTGGTATTACAATGTTATTGGAGAAAAAAGATGTCCAGTTGTTGATACATGGTGGCAAACTGAAACTGGAGGTCATATGATTACACCAATGCCGTATGCAACTCCATTAAAGCCTGGCTCAGCTTCAAAACCATTTTTTGGTGTTGAACCTCAGGTTTTAAGTGAGAAAGGAGAGGTTCTTGATGGTGAAGCATCGGGTGTTCTAGTCCTTGCTAGATCTTGGCCAGGTCAAATGAGAACTCTTTATAATAATCATTCTCGATTTATAGAGGCTTATTTTTCAACCTATCCAGGTAAATATTTTGCTGGCGATGGTGTTAAGAGAGATTCAGATGGTTATTATTGGATAACTGGAAGAGTTGATGATGTATTAAATATTTCAGGCCATCGTCTCGGTACTGCTGAAATTGAATCTGCAATGGTCCTGCATAGCAATGTCAGTGAGGCTGCGGTTGTTGGAATGCCACATGAAATTAAAGGGCAGGGCATTTATGCTTATGTTTCTTTAATGGCTGGTACTGAGGGTAATGATGAGCTCAAAAAAGATTTAGTTGCTTTGGTTAGAAAAGAGATTGGACCGATTGCAACTGTAGATAAAATTCAATTCGCACCAGGACTTCCTAAAACAAGATCAGGAAAAATTATGAGGCGGATACTCAGAAAGATAGCTGAGGATGATTACGCTAATCTAGGAGATACTTCTACTTTATCAGAGCCAGGTGTCGTTGATGAATTGATCTCAAATAGAGTCAAATAA
- the rpoZ gene encoding DNA-directed RNA polymerase subunit omega gives MARVTVEDCLDKVENRFELVLVAAKRAHQLNSQGYRTTLDVGKDKPTVLALREIEAGLIDASILTEEYAMEEELNAQDKLVQDAMMTEVKDELSETTLDAKQESDDLAIKEEDE, from the coding sequence ATGGCTAGAGTTACAGTTGAAGATTGTTTAGATAAGGTTGAAAATAGATTTGAATTAGTTTTAGTTGCTGCAAAACGTGCTCATCAACTAAATTCTCAAGGATATAGAACTACACTTGATGTTGGCAAAGATAAGCCAACAGTTCTTGCTCTAAGAGAAATTGAAGCTGGATTAATTGATGCTTCTATTCTTACTGAAGAGTATGCAATGGAAGAAGAACTCAATGCTCAGGATAAATTAGTACAAGATGCTATGATGACTGAAGTCAAGGATGAGCTTTCTGAAACAACTCTGGATGCTAAGCAAGAAAGTGATGATTTAGCTATTAAGGAAGAAGACGAATAA
- the dnaQ gene encoding DNA polymerase III subunit epsilon, translated as MRQFYVIIAIMERLIVMDTETTGIDPKEGHRIIEVGAVEISKREITTSEFHKYVQPNRNVGDSVNIHGITDKFLINKPQFEQISDDLLTFIDGATLIIHNAPFDLGFLNNELKIIGIKKKIEDLCPVIDTLELSKEQRPGTMHNLDALCRRFGIDTSARTRHGALLDAQILAQVYIAMTGGQSILFNEDENIKAQTSDPLIVSKILENKDNIKVIYANEEEVETHNNYFKN; from the coding sequence ATGAGGCAATTTTACGTTATTATTGCTATTATGGAAAGACTTATTGTAATGGATACTGAGACTACTGGAATTGATCCTAAAGAGGGCCATCGAATTATTGAAGTTGGAGCGGTAGAAATATCTAAAAGAGAAATAACAACTTCTGAGTTTCATAAATATGTTCAACCTAATCGAAATGTTGGAGACTCTGTAAATATTCATGGAATAACAGATAAATTTTTAATTAATAAACCACAATTTGAACAAATATCAGATGATTTATTAACTTTTATAGATGGGGCTACTCTAATAATTCATAATGCTCCATTTGATTTAGGATTCCTCAATAATGAATTAAAAATTATTGGAATTAAGAAGAAAATTGAAGATTTGTGTCCAGTCATTGATACATTGGAGCTATCTAAAGAACAAAGACCTGGAACAATGCACAATCTAGATGCATTGTGTCGGCGTTTTGGAATTGATACTAGTGCGAGAACAAGGCATGGTGCCCTTCTTGATGCCCAAATACTTGCTCAAGTATATATTGCTATGACTGGTGGACAGTCGATTCTTTTTAATGAAGATGAAAACATAAAAGCACAAACAAGTGACCCATTAATAGTATCAAAAATTTTAGAAAATAAAGACAATATAAAAGTTATTTATGCAAATGAAGAAGAAGTTGAAACTCATAATAACTACTTCAAAAACTAA
- a CDS encoding VCBS repeat-containing protein — MKKLFLLLILPFFSFQSLAGSCPDGSDPVKSVSEDSSYYVYNCGSAINEQLSSSSSNTKAVAGINIVNDPNIHFFKPPQKPYPTGKLYWFGRLWQMADFNKDGYSDVLYIGTMNPNNVEWTGEDTGGLCGGGACKGNKPLPSLFLGDAKGKLTYVPQLLIDKREDSGMSLGRQLLVADYNNDSILDFYIADTAVGTHNGFRDSYFLSQSNGTWLESSKTHLSHSNFEVFNHGAATGDIDNDGDMDVVITETNWKTGTALWCLINDGTGYLNKRKCGGIFSFALELADIDGDGYLDVLLGAHEFEKSIDFTGIVWNDSTGNFYKHNNTRLPQHKKKWGTVPEVSAADLDNDGDLDIVYSRAGVLYVGTAIQVIENLGNKRFKDHGIFPLVEAPDDFKPTHEGNEWNDFIEDIRFRDLDKDGDIDLYLSSSMSLKTDGMVLLNQGDFDFELLLPNAAKKYVTIDSKTPTSISEEEKAEEQAVLDEIEAFEAELAAELGK; from the coding sequence ATGAAGAAACTATTCCTACTTTTAATACTACCCTTCTTCTCATTCCAAAGTTTAGCGGGCTCTTGTCCTGATGGCAGTGATCCAGTAAAGAGTGTCTCTGAAGATAGTTCTTATTACGTCTACAACTGTGGTAGTGCTATTAATGAGCAATTATCTTCTTCTAGTTCAAACACAAAAGCAGTAGCGGGTATTAATATTGTGAATGACCCCAATATTCACTTTTTCAAGCCACCACAAAAGCCATATCCCACAGGTAAATTATATTGGTTTGGACGGTTGTGGCAGATGGCAGATTTTAATAAGGATGGATATAGTGATGTTCTTTACATAGGCACTATGAATCCAAATAATGTTGAATGGACTGGGGAAGATACTGGTGGGCTTTGTGGTGGTGGAGCTTGTAAAGGCAATAAACCATTACCATCATTGTTTTTGGGTGATGCAAAAGGCAAACTTACCTACGTACCTCAGCTACTAATTGATAAACGTGAAGATAGTGGAATGTCACTGGGAAGACAGCTTCTTGTTGCTGATTATAATAATGATAGTATTCTTGATTTTTATATCGCAGATACTGCAGTTGGTACACATAACGGTTTTAGGGATAGCTATTTTTTAAGTCAATCTAATGGTACTTGGCTGGAATCATCAAAAACACACCTAAGCCACTCTAATTTTGAAGTATTTAACCATGGCGCCGCAACGGGTGATATTGATAATGATGGCGATATGGATGTTGTTATTACTGAAACTAACTGGAAAACAGGAACAGCTTTATGGTGTTTAATAAATGATGGAACAGGTTATCTAAATAAACGTAAGTGTGGAGGTATTTTTTCTTTTGCCCTAGAACTTGCTGATATCGATGGTGATGGTTATTTAGACGTATTGCTAGGGGCACACGAATTTGAGAAAAGTATAGACTTCACAGGTATTGTTTGGAATGATAGTACGGGTAATTTTTATAAGCATAACAATACCCGCTTACCTCAACATAAAAAGAAATGGGGCACAGTGCCTGAAGTTTCAGCAGCTGATTTGGATAATGATGGTGACCTAGATATTGTATACAGTAGAGCTGGTGTTTTATATGTAGGCACAGCAATACAAGTCATAGAAAACTTAGGCAACAAGAGGTTTAAAGATCACGGAATATTTCCTTTAGTTGAGGCACCAGATGACTTCAAACCAACTCACGAAGGAAATGAATGGAATGATTTTATTGAGGATATTCGATTTAGAGATCTGGATAAAGATGGAGATATCGATTTATATTTATCAAGCTCTATGTCACTTAAGACTGACGGTATGGTTTTACTAAATCAGGGTGATTTTGATTTTGAGTTATTACTCCCTAATGCTGCTAAAAAGTATGTAACAATTGACTCCAAAACTCCCACATCTATAAGTGAAGAGGAAAAGGCAGAAGAGCAAGCAGTGTTAGATGAAATCGAGGCATTTGAAGCAGAACTTGCAGCAGAACTTGGCAAGTAA